A genomic segment from Callithrix jacchus isolate 240 chromosome 8, calJac240_pri, whole genome shotgun sequence encodes:
- the LOC100408928 gene encoding peptidyl-prolyl cis-trans isomerase A — protein MVNPTMLFDIAVDGEPLGRVSFELFADKVPKTAENFRALSTGEKGFGYKGSCFHRIIPGFMCQGGDFTRHNGTGGKSIYGEKFDDENFILKHTGPGILSMANAGPNTNGSQFFICTVKTEWLDGKHVVFGKVKEGMNIVEAMERFGSRNGKTSKKITIADCGQL, from the coding sequence ATGGTCAACCCCACCATGCTCTTCGACATTGCTGTTGACGGCGAGCCCTTGGGCCGCGTCTCCTTCGAGCTGTTTGCAGACAAGgttccaaagacagcagaaaacttccgtgctctgagcactggagagaaaggatttggttataagggttcctgctttcacagaattattccagggtttatgtgtcagggtggtgacttcacacgccataatggcactggtggcaagtccatctacggggagaaatttgatgatgagaacttcatcctaaagcatacaggtcctggcatcttgtccatggcaaatgctggacccaacacaaacggttcccagtttttcatctgcactgtcaagactgagtggttggatggcaagcatgtggtctttggcaaggtgaaagaaggcatgaatATTGTGGAGGCCATGGAGCGCTTTGGGTCCAGGAATGGCAAGACCAGCAAGAAGATCACCATTGCTGACTGTGGACAACTTTAA